From one Streptomyces sp. NBC_01478 genomic stretch:
- the rutA gene encoding pyrimidine utilization protein A, whose protein sequence is MDIGVFIPIGNNGWLISKSSPQYLPSFELNKAIVQKAEEHGLDFALSMIKLKGFGGETEFWDHNLESFTLMAGLAAVTERIKLYASTPILVLPPAIVARMATTIDSIAPGRFGINIVTGWAPGEYSQMGLWPGDEHFGNRYARAAEYVTVMKELWSEGVSNFKGEFYAMDDCVLSPRPADGHIDIVAAGQSNTGIRFAAEHAQYNFILGSGVNTPLALSDTTATLVDAAAETGRDVGALSLFMVIADETDEAARAKWQDYHDNADHAALAYMAGESATDTTADDTSTARTIVLPEGAVNFNMGTLVGSYETVARLLDEVAEVEGTKGIMLVFDDFLEGLENFGTRIQPLMKSRSRAE, encoded by the coding sequence ATGGACATCGGCGTCTTCATCCCCATCGGCAACAACGGCTGGCTCATATCGAAGAGTTCACCGCAGTACCTGCCCAGCTTCGAGCTGAACAAAGCCATCGTGCAGAAGGCCGAGGAGCACGGGCTCGACTTCGCGCTGTCGATGATCAAACTCAAGGGGTTCGGCGGCGAGACCGAGTTCTGGGACCACAACCTGGAGTCGTTCACGCTGATGGCGGGCCTGGCCGCCGTCACGGAGCGGATCAAGCTGTACGCCTCCACCCCGATCCTGGTCCTGCCCCCGGCGATCGTCGCGCGCATGGCCACGACGATCGACTCCATCGCCCCCGGCCGGTTCGGCATCAACATCGTCACCGGCTGGGCACCCGGCGAGTACTCCCAGATGGGCCTGTGGCCCGGCGACGAACACTTCGGCAACCGCTATGCCCGCGCCGCCGAGTACGTCACCGTGATGAAGGAGCTGTGGAGCGAGGGCGTCAGCAACTTCAAGGGCGAGTTCTACGCGATGGACGACTGCGTGCTCTCCCCGCGCCCGGCGGACGGGCACATCGACATCGTCGCCGCGGGACAGAGCAACACCGGCATCCGGTTCGCCGCCGAACACGCCCAGTACAACTTCATCCTCGGCAGCGGCGTCAACACCCCGCTCGCGCTGTCGGACACCACGGCCACCCTCGTGGACGCGGCGGCGGAGACAGGCCGTGACGTCGGCGCGCTCTCCCTCTTCATGGTCATCGCCGACGAGACCGACGAGGCCGCCCGGGCGAAGTGGCAGGACTACCACGACAACGCGGACCACGCCGCGCTGGCGTACATGGCCGGCGAATCGGCCACGGACACCACGGCCGACGACACCTCCACCGCCCGCACCATCGTGCTGCCCGAGGGTGCGGTGAACTTCAACATGGGCACACTGGTCGGCTCGTACGAGACCGTCGCGAGGCTGCTCGACGAGGTCGCCGAGGTCGAGGGCACCAAGGGGATCATGCTCGTCTTCGACGACTTCCTGGAAGGACTGGAGAACTTCGGCACCCGCATCCAGCCCCTGATGAAGTCGCGGTCGCGGGCGGAGTGA
- a CDS encoding MFS transporter, which translates to MTVARRPWRVFAATAVGVVAVFLNMSGLAVALPTITRELGAEPGQAEWILLGYMLVTTALILVFGRIADIVGRRSLYLAGLVVFTTGTGLAALAPSAGFLIAARVVQGVGAAAVITNNTALLTDVFPARTLGRALGWNVTVAATAQVAGPVVGGAATQLLGWRGLFVVCVPIGLVAIGASLLAVPAGGAGTARRPGGVREPFDLPGALLSTAMLTALVLTLTPGVTAGVADWLPWVCGGATLALFTAFAVVQTRRAHPLVDVALLRTRAIALVLAAVLANAVGGYAVVLLASLHEQAVGGATSLEAGVLVTPVAAGTLITSAAAGSLFDRFTPRTLTTTGMAVTACGLLGFSLTLSTTAVPFRAVAPFLFLVGAGTGLFMTPSTSALMLGVPADRRGTANGLRSTTQNVGYLLSTALALAFTTTGLSEPARQAAYDGTLNTLNVLASGELDRFVANIRATGFLLTGITVVGAVVCLAFPTSLRAPRTAEAVTVNTPPESATSRRTSP; encoded by the coding sequence GTGACCGTCGCCCGACGCCCGTGGCGGGTGTTCGCGGCCACCGCCGTAGGAGTGGTGGCCGTGTTCCTCAACATGAGCGGGCTCGCCGTCGCGCTGCCCACGATCACCCGGGAGCTGGGGGCGGAGCCCGGGCAGGCCGAGTGGATCCTGCTCGGCTACATGCTGGTCACCACCGCGCTGATCCTCGTCTTCGGCCGGATCGCCGACATCGTCGGCCGCCGCAGCCTGTACCTCGCCGGGCTCGTCGTCTTCACCACCGGGACCGGGCTCGCGGCGCTCGCCCCGTCGGCGGGGTTCCTGATCGCGGCCCGGGTCGTGCAGGGCGTCGGTGCCGCCGCCGTGATCACCAACAACACGGCCCTGCTGACCGACGTGTTCCCCGCCCGGACGCTGGGCCGGGCCCTCGGCTGGAACGTCACCGTGGCCGCCACGGCCCAGGTCGCCGGGCCGGTCGTCGGCGGCGCGGCGACCCAACTGCTCGGCTGGCGTGGGCTGTTCGTCGTCTGCGTACCGATCGGGCTGGTCGCGATCGGCGCATCGCTACTGGCCGTTCCGGCGGGCGGAGCCGGCACCGCCCGGCGGCCCGGCGGGGTCCGTGAACCGTTCGACCTGCCGGGTGCGCTGCTGTCCACGGCGATGCTGACCGCCCTGGTCCTCACCCTGACACCCGGCGTCACGGCCGGCGTCGCCGACTGGCTGCCGTGGGTCTGCGGCGGCGCCACCCTCGCGCTGTTCACGGCCTTCGCCGTCGTCCAGACGCGGCGCGCGCACCCCCTGGTCGACGTGGCGCTGCTGCGTACCCGTGCGATCGCCCTGGTGCTCGCGGCCGTGCTCGCCAACGCGGTCGGCGGCTACGCCGTCGTCCTCCTGGCGTCGTTGCACGAGCAGGCGGTCGGCGGCGCCACGTCCCTGGAGGCGGGGGTGCTGGTGACACCGGTCGCGGCCGGCACGCTGATCACCTCGGCCGCCGCCGGTTCCCTGTTCGACCGCTTCACCCCGCGCACGCTCACGACAACGGGCATGGCGGTGACGGCGTGCGGGCTGCTGGGCTTCTCACTGACGCTCTCGACGACGGCGGTGCCGTTCCGGGCAGTGGCGCCGTTCCTCTTCCTCGTCGGGGCCGGCACCGGACTGTTCATGACGCCGAGCACGAGCGCGCTGATGCTCGGCGTGCCCGCCGACCGACGCGGAACGGCCAACGGCCTGCGGTCCACCACACAGAACGTGGGCTACCTCCTCAGCACGGCCCTCGCGCTCGCGTTCACCACCACGGGGCTGAGCGAACCGGCCCGACAGGCCGCCTACGACGGGACACTGAACACCCTCAACGTGCTCGCGTCCGGCGAGTTGGACCGCTTCGTCGCCAACATCCGCGCCACTGGATTCCTCCTCACGGGCATCACCGTGGTCGGGGCAGTCGTCTGCCTGGCGTTCCCCACGTCGCTGCGGGCACCCCGTACCGCCGAGGCAGTCACCGTGAACACCCCACCGGAGTCCGCCACTTCACGAAGGACATCGCCATGA
- a CDS encoding acyl-CoA dehydrogenase family protein, protein MAHEVVRRVEQYGPKLAELAAGNEELGRLSDETVGLLRSAGVLRLLQDRKFGGYAAHPRDFAEAVMAVSRHDGAAGWVCGVVGVHPWEVAQMDPRLSQEIWGADPETWIASPYMPNGIAEPVDDGYVLSGRWPFSSGTDHCDWVFLGALVGDGKGRPASPPTVLHVVLPRSSYEIIEDSWDVIGLSGTGSKDVVVDGAFIPDYRTVNQDEVSAGEAAERHGVTEPLYRLPFTSMFPLGITSAVIGICQGALDAHLALQRDRVAVTGVQIRDDPYVLYAAGEAAAEIAASRVQLLDGISRIYDKVAAGEPVTIEDRSTVRRNQVRCAWRAVSALDEIFTRSGGNVIRRDNPLQRHWRDAHVGLAHMIHVPGAAYHANSVAGMGLELPPPLRVMI, encoded by the coding sequence ATGGCGCACGAGGTTGTCCGGCGAGTCGAGCAGTACGGTCCCAAGCTGGCGGAACTGGCCGCAGGCAACGAGGAGTTGGGCAGGCTGAGCGACGAGACCGTCGGTCTGCTGCGCTCGGCCGGTGTGCTGCGCCTGTTGCAGGACAGGAAGTTCGGCGGTTACGCCGCTCACCCCCGGGACTTCGCCGAGGCGGTCATGGCCGTCTCCCGCCACGACGGCGCCGCCGGCTGGGTCTGCGGTGTCGTCGGGGTCCACCCCTGGGAGGTCGCACAGATGGACCCGCGCCTCTCCCAGGAGATCTGGGGCGCGGACCCCGAGACCTGGATCGCGTCTCCGTACATGCCGAACGGGATCGCCGAACCGGTGGACGACGGCTATGTCCTGTCCGGACGCTGGCCGTTCTCGTCGGGCACCGACCACTGCGACTGGGTGTTCCTGGGCGCGCTGGTGGGCGACGGCAAGGGGCGCCCCGCGTCCCCTCCGACCGTGCTGCACGTGGTCCTGCCCCGGTCGTCGTACGAGATCATCGAGGACTCCTGGGACGTGATCGGGCTGTCCGGTACCGGAAGCAAGGACGTCGTCGTCGACGGCGCGTTCATCCCGGACTACCGGACGGTGAACCAGGACGAGGTGTCGGCGGGCGAGGCGGCGGAACGCCACGGTGTCACCGAGCCCCTCTACCGGCTGCCGTTCACCTCGATGTTCCCGCTCGGGATCACCTCGGCGGTCATCGGCATCTGCCAGGGCGCGCTCGACGCCCACCTGGCCCTCCAGCGCGACCGGGTCGCCGTGACCGGAGTCCAGATCCGCGACGACCCGTACGTCCTCTACGCGGCGGGCGAGGCGGCGGCGGAGATCGCCGCCTCCCGGGTCCAACTGCTCGACGGCATCAGCCGGATCTACGACAAGGTGGCGGCCGGCGAGCCGGTGACGATCGAGGACCGCTCCACCGTCCGCCGCAACCAAGTGCGTTGCGCCTGGCGGGCCGTCTCGGCCCTCGACGAGATCTTCACCAGGTCCGGAGGGAACGTCATCCGGCGCGACAATCCGCTCCAGCGCCACTGGCGGGACGCGCACGTCGGACTGGCGCACATGATCCATGTCCCGGGCGCGGCCTATCACGCCAACTCCGTCGCCGGGATGGGACTCGAGCTGCCGCCGCCGCTGCGCGTGATGATCTGA
- a CDS encoding TetR/AcrR family transcriptional regulator, whose translation MPRSPGHGPDFEIRRQQIIDRAAALFALKGYAATGIAEVGAAAGLGRGALYYYMGSKENLLVEIQDRVMGPMLASAHRIADLEDVDPVLRLRMLSQTLLENILARLDHVRVYEHDYRNLRGAHRARLLDQRREFEDIVQELLVAAMDDGSFRKLDPRLATLQFLNLHNHTYQWVKADGAWNAQYLSSEYCTAFFRGLGSSGRQFDDIEDRMVEYLAMRESAVPEPLPHSGLDRP comes from the coding sequence ATGCCAAGATCACCAGGGCACGGGCCGGACTTCGAGATCAGGCGTCAGCAGATCATCGACAGGGCGGCCGCGCTGTTCGCGCTGAAGGGCTACGCCGCCACCGGCATCGCCGAGGTCGGAGCCGCGGCCGGTCTCGGCAGGGGTGCTCTATACTACTACATGGGCTCCAAGGAGAACCTCCTGGTCGAGATCCAGGACCGGGTGATGGGCCCCATGCTGGCCTCCGCCCATCGGATCGCCGACCTGGAGGACGTCGACCCGGTGCTGCGGCTGCGCATGCTGTCGCAGACGTTGCTGGAGAACATCCTGGCCCGGCTCGATCACGTCCGGGTCTACGAGCATGACTACCGGAACCTGCGCGGCGCCCACCGTGCGCGGCTCCTGGACCAGCGCCGTGAATTCGAGGACATCGTCCAGGAGTTGCTCGTCGCCGCGATGGACGACGGTTCGTTCCGCAAGCTCGACCCGAGGCTGGCCACGCTGCAGTTCCTCAACCTGCACAACCACACCTACCAGTGGGTGAAGGCCGACGGCGCGTGGAACGCGCAGTACCTGTCGAGCGAGTACTGCACCGCCTTCTTCCGCGGATTGGGCAGCTCAGGACGGCAGTTCGACGACATCGAGGACCGCATGGTGGAGTACCTCGCCATGAGAGAGTCCGCCGTCCCCGAACCGCTGCCCCATTCCGGCCTCGACCGACCCTGA
- a CDS encoding mycofactocin-coupled SDR family oxidoreductase: protein MTGTAPEAPVPGTQTTRRFRDKVVFITGAARGQGRAEAVRFAAEGADIIALDICEDLPTTNYPGATPEDLAETARLVEKLGRRVRTHRADVRDFPAVRAALGESVAELGRLDVVVANAGMTTAGRAWEIDLEHWRATIDINLTGAFHTVKAAVPLMIEQATGGAIVFTSSVAGLRGLPLLADYVAAKHGVTGLAKTLANELGPYRIRVNSVHPHGVATQLVPGIRALIENDAELGAFYQGVLPDGVSQPEDIAAAVTWIASDEARHITGIQLPVDLGRTNR, encoded by the coding sequence ATGACCGGCACCGCCCCCGAGGCACCCGTACCGGGCACGCAGACCACCCGCCGTTTCCGGGACAAAGTCGTCTTCATCACCGGCGCGGCCCGCGGACAGGGCCGCGCCGAGGCGGTGCGCTTCGCCGCAGAGGGCGCCGACATCATCGCGCTCGACATCTGCGAGGACCTGCCCACCACCAACTACCCGGGCGCGACCCCGGAAGACCTCGCCGAGACCGCACGCCTGGTCGAGAAACTCGGCCGACGTGTCCGCACTCACAGGGCCGACGTACGCGACTTCCCCGCCGTACGGGCGGCGTTGGGGGAGAGCGTCGCCGAACTGGGGCGCCTGGACGTGGTGGTGGCGAACGCCGGCATGACGACGGCGGGCCGTGCGTGGGAGATCGACCTGGAGCACTGGCGGGCGACCATCGACATCAATCTGACCGGCGCCTTCCACACCGTGAAGGCGGCCGTCCCGCTCATGATCGAGCAGGCCACCGGGGGTGCGATCGTGTTCACCAGCTCGGTGGCCGGTCTTCGAGGACTGCCGCTGCTCGCCGACTACGTGGCGGCCAAACACGGAGTCACCGGACTGGCCAAGACACTGGCCAACGAACTCGGCCCGTACCGGATCAGGGTCAACTCCGTGCACCCGCACGGCGTGGCCACCCAACTCGTCCCCGGAATCCGCGCGTTGATCGAGAACGACGCGGAACTGGGCGCCTTCTACCAGGGCGTCCTGCCCGACGGCGTCAGCCAACCGGAGGACATCGCGGCGGCCGTCACCTGGATCGCCTCGGACGAGGCACGCCACATCACCGGAATCCAACTGCCTGTGGACCTCGGCCGTACCAATCGCTGA
- a CDS encoding SpoIIE family protein phosphatase: MNARLALLGTVDPGVTESEVFRLALQHAVGELGALGGAIHLRGPMSALRLVSSTGLPPALTRPWEIIDQEGPTAPAKALHQGSGVWVPVPAAPTGQDLAWPGTGLAAVPVSSGRRSIGALTVLMGEQGEPTPPQWGFLRDLAAWTEERMRQAPPPSGPSQAEAGGNRDRLRQALKEVSVGSWDWDIQGGELIWDEAALELYGTRPEDYTARVENWMACVHPDDLAPTLDAVDRAIREHGVFEAEYRVRRLDGTYGWTQARGRATYDEQGEPLRMIGVGWESNESRSARDALSRALRHMSDGFLAVDEEWRITFGNLEAERILGLSEEELFGRLLWGLPTARDVPGLEERCRKAAAEETPVGFDARLGDAGRRYHLRLVPGPDGVTLYLTDVTEKRQHEEERRASELAVARRAVRMGELTAALAKATTSQDVVAAVASRVLPPFAATGLLVQAVEGDRLHTVGADGYPDHFLGTVDGRVRTPGEPGWDVIASGQPLFLSSVEEYAARYPELAARPERAGKEAWAFLPLTASGNTFGVCVVAFERARRLTDEERTLLSTISALVAQALERARLYDAEHTRSRELQRSLLPRALPELPACTAAARYLPAGQGMDVGGDWYDIIPLSGGQVALVVGDVMGHGLPEAATMGRLRTALHTLADLELPPDEIMSHLNELVAGMGEESYVTCLYALYDSTTQICSIAGAGHPPPAVVHPDGTVHFPQLSADPPLGAAEPPFETVELKVPEGSLLVLYTDGLVESSKREMDEGMADLARLLSSAHRTESGEEADLEQLCDTLTAGLLPADQSTADDAALLVARLHALTSDNIASWPLPEDPRAAGQARRHVREQLRTWGLEELTPTTELLASELVGNVVRHAKGPVSLRLLHGAELICEVFDGSLTMPRIRRATETDEGGRGLQLVTALTQRWGTRYTPTGKCIWTEQALSVAGGRQELPDDAMELMFPSVEDFTGDLDGLPFGDED, translated from the coding sequence ATGAACGCACGTCTGGCTCTGCTCGGCACCGTGGACCCCGGCGTCACCGAGAGCGAGGTCTTCCGGCTGGCACTGCAGCACGCGGTGGGTGAGCTGGGCGCTCTCGGTGGAGCGATTCACCTGCGCGGGCCGATGTCGGCGCTGCGGCTCGTCTCCTCTACCGGTCTGCCGCCGGCCCTCACGCGCCCGTGGGAGATCATCGACCAGGAGGGTCCGACAGCCCCGGCCAAGGCCCTCCACCAGGGCAGTGGTGTGTGGGTGCCGGTGCCGGCCGCGCCCACGGGTCAGGATCTGGCCTGGCCCGGCACCGGTCTGGCCGCCGTACCGGTGTCGAGCGGCCGCCGCAGCATCGGCGCGCTCACGGTCCTGATGGGCGAGCAGGGCGAGCCCACCCCGCCGCAGTGGGGCTTCCTGCGGGATCTGGCCGCGTGGACCGAGGAGCGCATGCGCCAGGCGCCCCCGCCCTCCGGGCCCTCCCAGGCGGAGGCGGGCGGCAACCGTGACCGGCTGAGGCAGGCGCTGAAGGAAGTCAGTGTCGGCTCGTGGGACTGGGACATCCAGGGCGGCGAGCTGATCTGGGACGAGGCGGCCCTGGAGCTCTACGGCACCCGGCCCGAGGACTACACCGCCCGGGTCGAGAACTGGATGGCGTGCGTCCACCCCGACGACCTGGCGCCGACGCTGGACGCGGTGGACCGGGCGATCCGCGAGCACGGCGTGTTCGAGGCCGAGTACCGGGTGCGGCGCCTGGACGGCACGTACGGCTGGACGCAGGCCCGCGGCAGGGCGACCTACGACGAACAGGGCGAGCCCCTGCGGATGATCGGCGTGGGCTGGGAGAGCAACGAGTCCCGGTCCGCCCGGGACGCGCTCAGCCGGGCCCTGCGCCACATGAGCGACGGTTTCCTCGCGGTGGACGAGGAGTGGCGGATCACCTTCGGCAACCTGGAGGCGGAGCGCATCCTGGGCCTCTCGGAGGAGGAGTTGTTCGGGCGCCTCCTGTGGGGGCTGCCCACGGCACGGGACGTCCCCGGCCTGGAGGAGCGCTGCCGGAAGGCCGCCGCCGAGGAGACGCCCGTCGGCTTCGACGCCCGGTTGGGGGACGCGGGCCGCCGCTATCACCTGCGGCTGGTCCCGGGTCCCGACGGCGTCACCCTGTACCTGACCGACGTCACGGAGAAGCGTCAGCACGAGGAGGAGCGCCGGGCCTCCGAGCTGGCGGTGGCCCGACGCGCGGTGCGGATGGGCGAGTTGACGGCCGCCCTCGCCAAGGCGACGACCTCGCAGGACGTGGTGGCCGCGGTCGCCAGCCGGGTGCTGCCGCCGTTCGCCGCCACCGGGCTCCTGGTGCAGGCCGTCGAGGGCGACCGGCTGCACACCGTGGGCGCGGACGGCTACCCGGACCACTTCCTGGGCACCGTCGACGGCCGCGTCCGGACCCCCGGCGAGCCGGGCTGGGACGTGATCGCGTCCGGTCAGCCGCTGTTCCTCTCCTCGGTCGAGGAGTACGCCGCCCGCTATCCCGAGCTGGCCGCCAGACCGGAGCGGGCGGGGAAGGAGGCGTGGGCGTTCCTGCCGCTGACCGCGTCCGGGAACACCTTCGGCGTCTGCGTCGTCGCCTTCGAGCGCGCCCGTCGGCTCACCGACGAGGAACGCACGCTGCTGTCCACGATCAGCGCCCTCGTCGCCCAGGCCCTGGAGCGGGCCCGGCTCTACGACGCCGAGCACACCCGGTCCCGCGAACTCCAGCGGAGCCTGCTCCCCCGGGCCCTGCCCGAGCTGCCGGCGTGCACCGCGGCCGCCCGTTACCTGCCCGCGGGGCAGGGCATGGACGTGGGCGGCGACTGGTACGACATCATCCCGCTCTCGGGCGGCCAGGTGGCCCTCGTGGTGGGCGACGTCATGGGCCACGGCCTCCCGGAGGCGGCGACGATGGGCCGCCTGCGCACGGCGCTGCACACCCTCGCCGACCTGGAGCTGCCGCCCGACGAGATCATGAGCCACCTCAACGAACTCGTCGCCGGCATGGGCGAGGAGTCGTACGTGACGTGTCTGTACGCGCTCTACGACTCGACGACCCAGATCTGTTCGATCGCGGGGGCCGGGCATCCGCCGCCGGCGGTGGTCCACCCGGACGGCACCGTGCACTTCCCGCAACTGTCGGCCGATCCGCCCCTCGGCGCGGCGGAACCGCCGTTCGAGACGGTCGAGTTGAAGGTGCCGGAGGGAAGTCTGCTGGTGCTGTACACCGACGGTCTGGTGGAGTCGTCGAAGCGCGAGATGGACGAGGGCATGGCGGACTTGGCCCGGCTGCTGAGTTCGGCGCACAGGACCGAGTCCGGTGAGGAGGCGGACCTGGAGCAGCTCTGCGACACCCTCACGGCGGGCCTGCTCCCCGCCGACCAGTCGACGGCCGACGACGCCGCCCTCCTCGTCGCCCGGCTGCACGCCCTGACCAGTGACAACATCGCCTCCTGGCCGCTCCCCGAGGATCCACGGGCGGCCGGCCAGGCCCGCCGCCACGTCCGGGAGCAGTTGCGCACCTGGGGCCTGGAGGAGCTGACCCCGACCACGGAACTCCTGGCCAGCGAGCTGGTCGGCAACGTCGTACGCCATGCCAAGGGCCCGGTCAGCCTGCGCCTGCTGCACGGCGCCGAGCTGATCTGCGAGGTCTTCGACGGCAGCCTGACGATGCCCCGGATCCGCCGCGCCACGGAGACGGACGAGGGCGGCCGCGGACTGCAACTGGTCACCGCGCTCACCCAGCGCTGGGGCACGCGTTACACGCCGACGGGCAAGTGCATCTGGACGGAGCAGGCGCTGAGCGTTGCCGGGGGCCGGCAGGAACTCCCCGACGACGCCATGGAGTTGATGTTCCCGAGCGTGGAGGACTTCACCGGGGACCTCGACGGGCTGCCTTTCGGGGACGAGGACTGA
- a CDS encoding flavin-containing monooxygenase, with amino-acid sequence MTYTSAEPADLDRARAKYRAERDKRLDPSRREILDLTGRGELVEDPFTEVAPREPLHDTVDALVVGGGFGGLLAAAHLREAGVDRVRIVEKAGDVGGVWYWNRYPGAMCDVESYVYFPMLEELGYIPRHRYAYGPEILAYAQKVATRFELYEHALFHTSVTGLSWDAAGGRWSVRTDRDDAFEARYVVVAHGSFTSLKLPAIEGIDTFEGRLFHTSRWDYDYTGGGPGDPLDKLGDKSVGVIGTGATAVQIVAPLAASAKQLSVFQRTPSTVGVRDNRETDQEWAKTLEPGWQKRRRDNFTFVTNGEKITEDLVRDGWTVFYHAMLSSEGYDDLSPEELAEQRELTDLRHMENIRARIDAVVRDPATAEALKPYYRYQCKRPCFHDEYLPAFNRPNVQLVDTQGQGVQRITAKGVVVDGVEYSLDCLVLATGFDQDSSYVDRIGFDVTGLDGVTLSQKWKHGPETFQGVMTSGFPNFFFLPPNYTQGTAAVNFVHTLEETVRHVAFLVGEFERLGVVADVTQRAEGAYVQSVVAGSGLALLGGGSFLKDCTPGRWNNEGDPEGRPRKNVNYPGTSTAYFSMLEEWRRRGDLADLNLTPRPAPAAAPGPADDTRRAR; translated from the coding sequence ATGACATACACCTCGGCTGAGCCCGCCGATCTCGACAGGGCGCGAGCCAAGTACCGAGCCGAGCGGGACAAGCGCCTCGATCCCTCGCGCCGCGAGATCCTGGACCTCACGGGACGAGGGGAGTTGGTCGAGGATCCCTTCACGGAGGTGGCGCCGCGCGAGCCGCTCCACGACACGGTCGACGCGCTCGTCGTGGGCGGGGGATTCGGCGGACTCCTCGCCGCCGCGCATCTGCGCGAGGCCGGGGTCGACCGCGTGCGCATCGTCGAGAAGGCCGGAGACGTCGGCGGGGTCTGGTACTGGAACCGCTACCCCGGCGCGATGTGCGACGTCGAGTCCTACGTGTACTTCCCGATGCTGGAGGAACTGGGCTACATCCCCCGGCACCGCTACGCCTACGGCCCCGAAATCCTCGCCTACGCACAGAAGGTGGCGACGCGCTTCGAGCTCTACGAGCACGCGCTGTTCCACACCTCGGTGACGGGTCTGAGCTGGGACGCGGCAGGCGGCAGGTGGAGCGTCCGCACGGACCGCGACGACGCGTTCGAGGCCCGGTACGTGGTGGTGGCCCACGGGTCCTTCACCTCGCTGAAACTGCCGGCCATCGAGGGCATCGACACCTTCGAGGGCCGGCTGTTCCACACCTCCCGCTGGGACTACGACTACACCGGCGGAGGGCCCGGGGACCCGCTCGACAAACTCGGCGACAAGAGCGTCGGCGTCATCGGCACCGGTGCCACCGCCGTACAGATCGTCGCGCCCCTCGCCGCGTCGGCGAAGCAGCTCAGCGTGTTCCAGCGCACCCCCTCCACCGTCGGCGTCCGCGACAACCGCGAGACGGACCAGGAATGGGCGAAGACCCTGGAACCCGGCTGGCAGAAGCGGCGGCGTGACAACTTCACCTTCGTCACCAACGGCGAGAAGATCACCGAGGACCTGGTGCGGGACGGCTGGACCGTCTTCTATCACGCGATGCTCAGCAGCGAGGGCTACGACGACCTGAGCCCCGAAGAACTGGCCGAGCAACGGGAGTTGACGGACCTTCGGCACATGGAGAACATCCGGGCCCGTATCGACGCCGTCGTACGCGACCCCGCGACGGCCGAGGCGCTGAAGCCGTACTACCGCTACCAGTGCAAGCGCCCCTGCTTCCACGACGAGTACCTGCCCGCCTTCAACCGGCCCAACGTCCAGCTCGTCGACACCCAGGGGCAGGGCGTCCAGCGGATCACCGCGAAGGGGGTCGTGGTCGACGGCGTCGAGTACTCCCTCGACTGCCTGGTCCTCGCCACCGGCTTCGACCAGGACTCGTCCTACGTCGACCGGATCGGCTTCGACGTCACCGGTCTCGACGGCGTCACGCTCTCACAGAAGTGGAAGCACGGACCCGAGACCTTCCAGGGCGTGATGACCAGCGGATTCCCCAACTTCTTCTTCCTGCCGCCCAATTACACCCAGGGCACCGCCGCCGTGAACTTCGTCCACACACTGGAGGAGACGGTCCGTCATGTCGCCTTCCTCGTCGGCGAGTTCGAGCGGCTGGGGGTCGTGGCGGACGTCACGCAGCGGGCCGAGGGCGCGTACGTCCAGAGTGTCGTGGCGGGCTCCGGACTCGCGCTGCTGGGCGGCGGCTCCTTCCTGAAGGACTGCACACCCGGACGCTGGAACAACGAGGGCGACCCCGAAGGGCGGCCACGGAAGAACGTCAACTACCCGGGTACGTCCACCGCTTACTTCAGCATGCTGGAGGAGTGGCGCCGACGCGGCGACCTCGCAGACCTGAACCTCACACCCCGGCCCGCACCGGCCGCCGCACCCGGACCGGCCGACGACACGAGGAGGGCACGATGA
- a CDS encoding flavin reductase family protein produces MHSADGTKPPSPAADGRRFREVLGNFPTSVVAITAGGPGERPEGMIVGSFTSVSLDPPLVAFLADRSSSTFPRIRAAGRYCVNALAADQEAVCRAMATKGADRFAGLDWRPSPLGNPVLDGVVAWVDCVIEDVLVLGDHHLVVGRVHDLRVESAKTPLLFFRGGYGDYFSPTAMVLDRLVGW; encoded by the coding sequence ATGCACTCAGCCGACGGTACGAAACCCCCGTCTCCCGCTGCCGACGGGCGCCGCTTCCGGGAGGTGCTGGGCAACTTCCCCACGAGTGTCGTCGCCATCACCGCGGGAGGACCGGGGGAGCGGCCCGAGGGGATGATCGTCGGATCGTTCACCTCGGTCTCCCTCGATCCGCCCCTAGTGGCGTTCCTGGCCGACCGCTCGTCCAGCACCTTCCCGAGGATCCGCGCCGCCGGCCGCTACTGCGTCAACGCGCTGGCGGCCGACCAGGAAGCGGTGTGCCGAGCGATGGCGACCAAGGGCGCCGACCGGTTCGCCGGCCTCGACTGGCGGCCGTCCCCGCTGGGAAACCCCGTCCTCGACGGCGTCGTCGCCTGGGTCGACTGCGTGATCGAGGACGTCCTGGTGCTCGGCGACCACCACCTCGTCGTGGGACGGGTCCACGACCTGCGCGTCGAGTCGGCGAAGACCCCGCTGCTGTTCTTCCGCGGGGGCTACGGCGACTACTTCTCCCCTACGGCGATGGTGCTGGACCGGCTCGTCGGCTGGTAG